From the genome of Adlercreutzia equolifaciens DSM 19450:
GGTGATGGCGCGGCCCACCGACAGGCCCTCGATGTCCATCGGGTAGTTGCTGTTGCCGAAGAAGGGACCGGAGGCGTTGCCGACGGCGAACAGGCCCTCGATCGGCTTCATGTCGACGTCCAGGCACTGGAAGTTGCCGTCGCACCACAGGCCGTCCACCAAAGCGTCGATGTTGTTCGCGCCGCGCGGCACCGCGTAGCAGGGGGCCTCGATCGGCACCATGTACTCGTCGCGCTTGCCGAAGTCCTCGTCGCCGTTGCCGGCAGCCACCAGCTCGTTGTAGCGGTTGATGGACTCGACGATGGCCTCCACGGTGTAGTCGTGGGCCCAACCCTCTTCGTCGGCGTAAGCGATCATGCCCTCGGCCAGCTCCTCCAGCGTGTCGCCCTTGATCCAAGCCTCGGGATCGACGTTGCGGTAGGCGTTGTGGATGGAGATGTCGGAGAAGTCCTTCCAGGCATCGTAGTGCTCCTCCCAGTTCGTGGGCACGATGGAGAAGAACTTGGCGGCCGTGGACTCAGCGAAATCGACTTCGGCCAGGTACTTGTTGGTGAACTCGTTCAGGTAGCCCATGCGGCAGCAGCCCTCGTCCATGAAGCGCTTGCCATGACGGTCGAGGAACAAATACGGCATCTCGAAGCGCACCTTCGGGCCCTCGCCGTGCACCATCTTGGTGTGCGAGGCCGGGCACATCTGGGCGCCGGCCCACATGGCGGCCTTCAGGCCCGTTCCGTTGCGGAAATCGACGGCCTGATGCAGGCCCTTCGCGTCGGGGGTGTAGTAGTACAGCATCTCGGAATCGCCCACATAGTCGCCGGCGGCCATGATGACGCCCTTGTTAGCGCGCAGCAGCACGTGAGTGCCGTCCTTGGTCTCGCCGATGGCACCCGCCACGCGACCGTCCTCCACGAGCAGCTGCACGCAGGGGGTCTCGAAGAAGATCTCGGCGCCCTCGGCCTGCACGGCGTCGCCGATGACGAGCGCGCCCTTCTGATGGCCCTCGTCATGGAAGTAGGTGTTGGCGTGGAAGAACACCTCATGACCGTTGCAGTTCACCGTGTAGTCGTAGGGCTTCGACTCGCTGCCGCCCTTGGCCGCGGCCTCGGCCCACCAGGCCAGCGCCTCCTGGGAGTTGCGGGCCCAGGTCTCTACCTGGCCCAGGTTGGCGCGGTAGTCGCTCTTGTAGTTGATGAAGGACAGCACCGCCTTGATGCCGGCCTCGTTCGTCTTCGTCAGATCGATGGAAGCGCCCATGTTGCCGGCGGTCTGCACGATGGAGAGGCTCTGCAGCGCGCCCACCGTGGCACCCGCCTCCAGCGCGGCGTGCATGGCGGAAAGCCCCGACTCGCCCGCGCCGACGACCACGACGTCGTAGGTGTGCTCCTCATCGAACTCGGTGATTTCGGCCGGCTTCTGCAAAAAGCTCGGGCCCACGTAGGTAGATCCGTCCTCGGCAGCGGCGGCGCCCGTGCTCGCCATCTTCTGCTGGGGAGCGCAGCCTGCAAGCGCGCCGGCGCCGGCAGCGGTGATGGCGGCCAGACCGCCGAACTTGAACAGGTCGCGGCGAGAAACATTCATTCCGTTGGTCATGATGGGTCCCTTTCCCTCACTCGTGACGCCGAGCTTCTCTGAAAGCTCGGTTGCAGCGTCCGTGCTGCGTTGGTTTGCGGAGAAGCTTTTCGCTTCGCCGCCGCAGCTCCCTCGCTGCACCACGCACTATGGACGCCTTGGCAAATCCACGCATCGACCAAGCGGGAAAAAGAAGTTTAAAGCTTTAAACCCTCCTATAAACCTTCATGTTGAACTGGGAAAACAAGAAGCGAGCGAGATTACTCTCGCTCGCTTTAAACCCTGAGAATTACGTTGATCCCGAAGCGCCCCTAGGCCACTTTCTCGGTGTCCTCGCCAGAAGCAACGTCGGCAGGCGTCTGGGCGGCCCCGTTATCCTGCACCACGTCGTCCTCGGGCTCGCCGGAGGCGTTCTCGTCGCCGGTCCGAGCCTCGCCAGTCGCGGCCGCACCATCACCGGAAGCGCCCGCGGCGTCCTCGGTCGCCGGCGCCTTGCCGCCCTCGCCCAGGATCTCGTAGGCCGGGCTCACGTTGGAGCCGGCGGCTTCCACGTACGTGAAGTTGATCTCGTCGCCCACCTTGTAGCCGACGATGTCCAACAGCCCCGGCAGCGCGAAATCGAAGATGGAGCCGTCCTCCCCTTCCACGGTCAGGTAGAAGTGGGTGTTGCCCTCGATGACCGCCTGATTCATGGAGCGGATGGTGCCCTTCACCGTCACTACGTCGGTCGCACCGTCTCCACTCTCAGCCACGACACCGTTGGTGGCGAGCAGCGCCTCGTAGGCCTTCTGGGTGTCGGCCACCGTATCGCCCACGGCCACGTTCTGGTAGCGCTGGATGTCGATCATGGCGAACTTCTTCACCAGGCCCGCGCCGTCCTTCAGGGCCATGAAGTAGGTCGGCTGGTTCGACACGTTGATGAGCAGCGGGAACGTGGAGGTGTAGCGCAAGTTCTGCACCTGGCCCTCGGCGGACTGCATGGCAGAGTCCTCCGTGGCGCCCGAGACGCTGTAGAAGTGCGACTCCTGGGTGCGCTGGTTCACCAGCACGAAGCCGATGATGGAGTTGTCGGCCGTGGCAGAGGTGACGCCGGTGTACACCCACACGTCGTCGTCCTTGGCGATGTAGTTGTAGCCCAGCGTGCCATCGGTGCCGGGCGTCGTGCGCACCACGCCCTCCTGACCGAGGAACGAGTTCAGCCAGCCGTTGTTGTAGGCGCCCCACCAGTTGTACTGCTGGATGAGCAGCTCAGCGGGGAACACGCGGTCGACCCACTCGGGGCAATCGGCCACAGCGAGATCCTGGGTCTCGCCGGTGGTGGCGTCGCACAGCACCACGCGGCTGATGGTCTCGCCACCGAAGAGGCCAATGGTGAAGTCCTTCACGGGACAGATCCACCAGGGGTGGCCGTCCTCATCGATTTCAAAGGACTTCTCGCCGAACATATAGAAGGGATAGGACAGCTGCACGTGGCGGTCGATGTTGCGCACGAGCGGCTCGGACTGCGAGTAATAGATGGGGCTGTCCTCCAGACGCACGATCTCGGCGTCCTGGGTGGTCATGTTCACGAGCGCGTAGGCCGGGATGCCGCCCTCGCGGTTGGTGAACCACTTGAACAGGTCGGCGTAACCCAAGGGGCTCACGCGCACCGGCGTCCCCTGGTAGTTGATCTGCGAGTACAGGTTCGACACCTCGAACTGGCTGACGTACTCGGGGATGGAGCCCATCTCGCGGTTGCCCAGCAAAATGGCGGAATCGCGGTCGATGACGGGAATCTCCGAATAGTTCACTTCCTTGATGTCCTGGGCAAACTCCAGCGTGTCGGTCTTCAGCACGTTGGAGTACTTCTCGGCGTTGCCCGGGAAGATCGCCATGGACATAAGGGCGCCGATGGCCACGAGCGCCACCACCGCCACGGGCACGAAGGACAGAATGCGGAAGGTCTTCGCCTTGCCCTCGTTTTTCGTCACTTCTTTGGTGCCCGTCTTGTACTGCTTGGAGCGCATCCAGAAAACGAGGAACAGCGGCAGCAGGATAACGATGAAGACGAAACCCCAGAAGTCCGTGGAGTGAATGTTGATGGCCGGATGGAACCACCAGTAGGCACCGGCAATGACGAGCAGCGCCAGCACGATGATGAGCGCCAGCCATTTCTTAGAAGGCAGGTGGAAGTCGTTGGCGAGGAACTCGAAATCGACCGTAGGGCCACCATGGCCGCCATCGCCGCCGTCACCGGAGCCGGAGCCGCCATGGCCGCGACCGCCGCCGCTGCCCGCACCCCCGAACCCGCCGAAGCCTCCGAAGGGAAAGCCGCCGAAGCCGCCCACACCGCCGCGCGAGCCCGACGCTCCCGCGCCGGCGCCCGAGCCAGAGCCCGAGCCGGAGCCCGGCGTCTGCGGCCCGGACGATGCCGCGCCCGACGCGCCGGCGCCCGAGCCCACGCCATCGGTGTTCATGCCCGACTGGCGCAGCGCCTCAAGCAGCGAATCCAAACCAGATTGTGCCACGTAACTCATCCTCTCTTATCGGCCGCAGCGCACCGCGCGGCGACCTCGTCCTGGGGCCCCGTTGGCCCCGTAGAAGGTTTCGTGACACTATACAGGAAGGCCCCGCGCCAACACCCAACCCGTCAAATACCCGAAAGAAAACCACGGGCCTGAAGATTTTCTTCACTGCGACCTTAAAAGTCTACCTCTGCCCACGACTCTAGAAGCAGTCCCTCGACGCGTCGGAACTCCCTCGTGTTGTTCGAAACGAGCGTCGCGCCATGGGCAAGGGCCGTTGCGGCAATCAGCAGATCGTTCGGCCCGATCATGCAACCGCGCCGCTTCAAGTCGGCCCGGACTCGCGCGTAGCAGGCGGCGCACCGGGAATCGAAGGGAATGATGTGCAGCGGCGACAAGAGGCTCTCTACAAAATAGCGGCCCTCTTCGGGATTGTTACTGTTCTCGGCCCCGTACAGCAGCTCGGCCTCGACGATAGCCGGCACGCCGAACAGATCCGGCGAGCTTTTCCGCATGATCTCCTGGGCCCGCGGCAGATGCCCCCGCATGATCTCGATGCACACATCGGAGTCGAAGAAATACATGACGGCCCCTTACGCGAACAGAACGATCTCGTCGAGGTCTCCCTCTTCCTCGGGGACGACGAACGTCGGATCCTTCAGACAGCCGTAGACGTTATCCCAGTAGCCTGACGGCCAGCCGCGCCCTTCCCCACTCTCGCGAATGAGCCCCGTCACGTACCTCGACATCGACTGATGCGCCCGAGACGACTTCTCGCGCAGCATTTCCATGGTCGGCTCATCCAGATACAAAGACAACTGCGGCATAGCGCACCTCCTTTATACTTGCAATCCAAGTATACTTGCAGCTATACTTGCTGTCAAACCCGAAGAAACAGGAAAAGCTGTCGACGCATCGCCGCATCGACAGCTCCCTCTTTGACGCCAGAAAGCAGAGCGAGAAAGTTCCTACAAAATCGCGCGACCCAGCTCGCCGACGACTTCTTCCAGGCACACCTTGGCCTCGGTGTGGGTGGCCATGTCGCGCAGAGTCACCTCACCCGCATCCAACTCGTCGGGGCCGAGGACGGCCACGCGGGCCGCACCCAGCTTGTCGGCCAGCTTGAACTGGCTCTTCAGCGAGCGCTTCTGGTGATCCATCTCGGTCGTGAAGCCGGCGTCGCGACATTCCTGCACGAGCGCGAAGGCTCGAGGACGCACGGAATCGTCGACGCAGGCCACGAACAGGTCGCACCTCTGGGCCCGCGGGAATTCCACGCCGGCCGCTTCCAGGGCCAGCACGCAGCGCTCGAAACCGAGCGCGAAGCCGAGGCCCGGTGTGGGACGGCCCCCCACCTCCTCGGCCAGCTTGTCGTAGCGCCCGCCGCCGCCGATGGCGTTCTGGGCGCCCATGCCGTTGTCCACCTGCA
Proteins encoded in this window:
- a CDS encoding FAD-binding protein, coding for MTNGMNVSRRDLFKFGGLAAITAAGAGALAGCAPQQKMASTGAAAAEDGSTYVGPSFLQKPAEITEFDEEHTYDVVVVGAGESGLSAMHAALEAGATVGALQSLSIVQTAGNMGASIDLTKTNEAGIKAVLSFINYKSDYRANLGQVETWARNSQEALAWWAEAAAKGGSESKPYDYTVNCNGHEVFFHANTYFHDEGHQKGALVIGDAVQAEGAEIFFETPCVQLLVEDGRVAGAIGETKDGTHVLLRANKGVIMAAGDYVGDSEMLYYYTPDAKGLHQAVDFRNGTGLKAAMWAGAQMCPASHTKMVHGEGPKVRFEMPYLFLDRHGKRFMDEGCCRMGYLNEFTNKYLAEVDFAESTAAKFFSIVPTNWEEHYDAWKDFSDISIHNAYRNVDPEAWIKGDTLEELAEGMIAYADEEGWAHDYTVEAIVESINRYNELVAAGNGDEDFGKRDEYMVPIEAPCYAVPRGANNIDALVDGLWCDGNFQCLDVDMKPIEGLFAVGNASGPFFGNSNYPMDIEGLSVGRAITTGFATGRYVAGL
- a CDS encoding type II toxin-antitoxin system VapC family toxin; translated protein: MYFFDSDVCIEIMRGHLPRAQEIMRKSSPDLFGVPAIVEAELLYGAENSNNPEEGRYFVESLLSPLHIIPFDSRCAACYARVRADLKRRGCMIGPNDLLIAATALAHGATLVSNNTREFRRVEGLLLESWAEVDF